tAGAGATTccttttaaaagataaatatctGTTACACATTCATGGTTTCATGTGATTTTCTGTAGCTTTCTTTGTACCATTGGTTAATAATCaaagcatttttatttttttttctttctttttttggttgttttttttgctgaaattATGGTTGAAACCGACCTAGAAACTAGGTTTACCAAATGAACAATTTCAATTTATTAGGAGTCGAGGGCTACCAAATTAAGGAACTGTTAATGATCCCGTACAGAACAACAAACCACATGATTCATTGGAATAACTAATAgctaaaattaaaatcttaggAAACGAATCCAGTCAAATTCCATTGCACTTACCTTCCATTAATGATGTAGATACCATCTGCATCAGATTTTGGCCAAAGATTTAATTCTATGACCCTGACACCTTTCTTCAGTACTTCACTGCAGTCACTGCTCAGCTGATTACCAGTTAACTTTTTTTGCAAATTAATACTCCTTTCGTTTCTCAATAAGTGTcgttttgacatttttcacacagattaaaaaagttgttgaaatatacgtaagttgtaattaattgtacctctttgaccaatagtatttaagataaataaaattatttataaaatcaatgcagtttgtaattaattttcagctgaaagttagtataatttgcattggaatggtaaagtgacactctttgtataacaagaaaattgtgtaacaagaaaatgagcttagaatgacacttattatgaaacagagggagtacttaGATAAGTTTGTTTGGCTCTTGCCTTTTGTTTTAATACTTACTGTAATTGATAAGAGAGTATAAGTTCGTTTCTTGCTCTAACAAGCTAGGAAATGGAATCCAATTTGATGGCTACAATGTAAATTGGAAAAGATATAAACAAGACTGAATTTGAAACATAAAAGatcatacatataaaaataaaagataagcaccatataaaagaaataacataaaattaaatttacaaaGATAATTGCTTAATAATCCAGTAAACCACCTCCAGATTTATTCagaaaaatcaaagataaaaagctcattttttttactttgaaatGCATTAGTTGACAATTTGTGGGGAAATTATACTAACTCTAATGAATAATTTAAGTTGATGTATTATTCTTTTTAACTATGtaatgtaataatattttttctttttaaacctTACcgagtaattttatttatataataaaactttaattgtggttaatattatatttaatagaaTTGTTACAAACTGAAAATGGAGTGCTTTGCAAATAGTATAAATGAAAGGTgatattactaattttaaattatactagATTATGACCCACTCTTAAAAAGGGgagtttcttttttatttatttagaaatttaatttttatatttgtattgtttaaccatatttgtgtttttgtattatatttcttttaaataattaataagatgttttaataattgtattaaaatagttgaccacacctatatcaataggttatattcctgttttaatagtattgataaaacataatatattagaaatattctattttggagtagaaaatagaataatatattGGAGTAAAACTtaactccattttggagttatttCATTTTAGAATTGAAGATatagtaatacattggagatgttTTTACTtcaagtaatatatttttatttgttaatgactgcattttttactctattgtaaaactccattttttcctataaaatagagtaaaagtgattatagagtaaaaatgcTCCAAACATACTTTATTTCTTACTCCATAATGGAGTAatagaacaaacaaaaaatagattactcaatttataaaataaatttcgttATGGAATATAGAATATAGTGGAATTGGAgaattttttactttataatcacttttactcaattttgaagaaaaaaataataaggggttggagatgccctaaaacacacacaaaaaagtTACTCCTCAGGATAGGGCTGGTAGGTATGTTTAAGGTTCTATTGTGTAATGTCATCATGTTTCTGATAGATATTTTCTCGATGTAAATTCGTTAGGTCCAGTTTAAGGTCCTTGACTCTATATTACTGAGGGGACTGACGATGATGGAGGCTTGGACCAGATCTTCGAACCAACTAACTCTGTCTTTATCTTAAAACTATTTGTCCCGGTGAGTTTCATCCACTGGGTCGATTCTAGGTATATGTAAAAGTTTTAGTTCGGCCTAGTAAGCTCGGATGATAGTAATCTGTTTAACAAACGCATTACCTAGAAGTTGCGGATTTTAAAgtatatttcttaaataaagaTCAGATAGATTTTTATTAGCAAATGAGATCATCTTCGACCGCAGTGTACCATATTTTAATTCGaaactatattatatacacTCAATAGAAATTAAATAAGTTACGTTTGGAACCGTTGGGCAAcatagtttgattttttttggaacactttTTTTAAAACACGGACAACATAGTTTGATAGATTGCATGTTTATCTAAGAAAAAGTCAAGCTCATAAActcttggcctagtggtaatgGAACTCCAGCTGGAGTGTCCGCTTTGGGTTCGAGTCGCCTTGGCCACCTTCCCGCCTATAACCGTACGTGCCCGGATGGAAGGCCTCGTAGGGATTAGTCTGGACTTACCGTCTGGGAACTcccacggttatcaaaaaaaaaaaaaaaaaaaaagtcaagcTCATGAAAGGAAGTTCTGGTAGCCTTCCCCTGCTTGCGTTTGAACTGTTTTAGCAGAGATTATCTACAATACTTGAGTTTCTGGCTAAGAGgtgaaaatacattttttatcaAGAAAAAAGCTCATGGAGTAAAAAACACTAATACACATTTTTAACAAGTTTTTGAATTTAACGATCACATACGTAAATGAAGCATTTTAATCGACAAACAAGTCCGCACTTTCAAAGAGTTAAGAGTGGATAGAAAGATCCATACAAACATATCAAATTTACAGACGTGTGTAAATATAttctttccttttattttatagtataaGAGAACAAAGAGAAGTGGAAGAAAGATGCCTTCGGCTTCTTATTTCATTGATGAAAATATGGTTTattacaaacaaaacaaaaagacaaaagtGTAATGGTGGATCATTCATTAAAGTAAGCGTAAACAAGACCTCCTACAATGATTCTCTTTCTGTGTGTGTGTCTACctaatttaaaatctatagtATAGTAAACAACTGCCAATTCATTGGAGCTGTCTTAGATAGTGTCACATGGAAAAGCATAGTGTTATATTAAGTCACATTCGTTATCTGTTCTTCCCTCCTTTACAGATTATCCTTTGGACCTTTCTGTAACCGAAACATACAATTAACAACATTATCAACACGCATATTCTCAAATTGGTTATACATCCACTATATATGTGACTCACAGACACCGAAAATGATAGAAACCAAAGCAACTTTAGTATTTAACGATCAAGTTATTAGTATATGCAAGTTGGTGGTCCGAATTATATGGAAAcaatagtatataaaaacgatGAGGTGGGTTTTGTTACCTGATACTTGTGGGGAGAAAACAAAGCCCAGAAGATGTTGCATCTGATGCgcatatttatatacatatatctgTGTTGTAAGTACAAGTGTTGATAGTCTTCTAATATTAGCTATTTGGGTCTCTCTTGTAGAAGGATCTTCTGGTATCTGGGAAACACATTTTTACAAGCTGAAACCTGCCATTAGATTACCACAAACCCAAGAATTAAAACCTTAAATTATAGGAGTATTAATTAGTCACAGTTCATTAACCATGAGGCGTGTCTTAAGTTAGGTGTTAGTGACACTGTCATAGCCTAGTAGATTAGTAAAGCAATCCATCATTATTCACCTCACACGGTTCCCACTCGGAAACATATTCATTTAGAAAAATGTGATTTATTCTTTTGAGGGCCCTATTAATCCTACTTATTCGTCACTATCTATTTTtaagtaaattattttaaacgTAAAATGTTGTTaatcaaaatacaaatttttttttggttgggaGTGAAAATTCAAACCTTCTAATTGACTAGTCATTTTCCAAACTATAAACGACATATAAACTTCAAACACCCTTAGTGCccaaaaatgtataaattaatatctaattTCACATGCCATTTCTGACCAGTCTGAATTTTATAAGTGGTAGAAGAAGAGCAtctcagatatttttttaaacacagtacaaaatttataacttaaaaCTACTAATGTTTCTGTAAGggtaaaattatttaaataaaatcgaatgataaaagaaaaatcaaaagtttAAAGAAACATACGGATTCGATGTCGATCTTGAAGACTAAAAGctttcttctctctctacaACTCGTTCTATAGGCCACAACGATATGACCGATGGCTAAGACCCACGAACACACAAACAGAGCCGCTTCCTCTATTCTGAACCTTCCTCCGCCTCCGCCGTCTCTGATCACTGGCTCGGCAAACACAACAGCTGCCTTAAAAGACACGTAGAACAATGACAAAATCGAGCAGATCGTAGTTATTGTCAGATATGGACCCTTTGATAGCTTCGGTCCGTCGCAGAGCCCGTAAACACCTGtcataaaaaaaacatataaaacacacaaatattaaGAACAGAGCTATGAATTTTTCATAAAAGAAGCTTGTGGGTTTACTTACAGAGTATTATGACAGATCTAATGATGGAGATGAGTGGAATATCGATGAGGGAGTATCTGAAATCGTAGTTGCTTATATGAGAAGAAACAGTCGCCGGAGAAAGACGAAGGAGAGATGAGAAGGAAGAGAGGATGATAGAGGGGAGGACGGCGTCTGCGACGGAGAGGAAGATAGGAGCAGAGAAGAGGATGAAAGAGAGGAACATAGTGAAGAGAACGAAGATGGTCTTGATGCATCTCCAAAGAGAAGATGAGTATCTTCTTGTTTTGCTGATCTCTTCTTTGCTAATCAGAcccatctttttattttcttctcttttgtgtTTTTTGGTTATTTACAGAGGGTCTGTTTGATGCAAGTGTGATTTTTTCTTGGGAGAGGTTTTTGCAGAGAGGGTTTTTAAAAGGGtcgaagaaaataaaaaattgacaATGCTGACGATAATGCTGATGTGTAATTTGTGTCTTAAATAAATACTTCTGACCATAATAATGACATTTTTGTTGAGACTAAACATATGATATGATATTGGTTTGGACGTCTTTCGCAAGGagatactagatcatgacccgctcgactgAGCGGGAgtcattttcttttatctttgtttttactaaatgttatacatgatcgccaatgtgtattaatataaaattttgataaataacaatgtgtgtgtttaattactaaatttgatttttaaaatttatgataacgtaaagtagattttttggtattatttaaaatatatagtgctatatattttgtattttcaatatttatcatacaaaatttacattggggtattatttctatgaaaatatgtgtaacataatatatttatatattatataaacatatgcacacccgcacgggttttatttttaaaatgtattctatattgtttagttttatgtaatatcgagtttgtataattcaattttgtgtttaaagaacaatatcaaaactgtctttcgtatgtaaaaataatattttgcaagagtgagttgtgtctttttattgtaacacaaaattttatataaaacttatgtttttttgtacattacgaaatttaatttttttaaataattattacgtaatttcaaagtgaattttatctctgaggtctaatatattttgtgtgtaatggttcaaagcattttcgatatatattatatttcagtttggtttgtttttagtattattgtataagtataatactatacaatattactatattctatacaatatatgaagctatgtgttatttgtttagaaagtagattatgCCAAacatagttataagaatagtcatatctttatgtatgtgtctatgacctatctacctaatgttattcgtactaataaaattaatatggccaatgaaagtatactgatcaatttaaaatgaattatatagggtaattatagaacgattaatatttttactattcttagtatatatcttatttaaatcgacatgtaataaatgtaaaaatcatatatggaatatggacaaaaagaagaactgtatttaaggaaatacatcaatgtaaagttagactatggtacgtattatatataaagaatgagacatttaatttaaatatatgagatccacctttaaaaatccacctagaagaagttgtaatgttcatgttttaataagatagattattctcgaagaagattttattttaatgaaattatattaaaaattacaccAAGATATAACAATCCGAAAACAAACTCTCACACAAAATTACACAATTTAACCTTTTCCTATTTAATTTCTTTCAATCCATATCTCGGGCGCATTTTTCGCTAAACGGAATCTAGTATCTCTGAGTATCAATTACCGTTTTCGACTTTTGACAGTAATCACGGGAAGAAGAGATTGACCTCGTTTCCTCGGATGCAAGGATCTTCCTGTACCATCTCCGGAGTAGCTAGTTCTTGATGAATTCATCTAAGTTTGTATCGTAACCATGCATCCTTGAAGCACAAACTAAAAGCGGAGAAAAGGTTCCGGACATCACCTAAGATCCAAGAACGCAAGCTGTACACAATCACCACCATCACAGTGCACAATACAGAAACGGGTTGAAACCATCGCCACTTCCGAACCTGAATCCTTGAAACCTGCACAATAATCCTAGCTACACCACCACACAAGCTGAACAAATGTGATGTTGGGATGTGAGCTTAGGACAAGCGAGACACCATGACAGTCAAAAACTAAACGAGAACCATCACAACGCTTGATGCCTTTGAGAACCAAAGAAACATAGACTGTGCTGTCAAAGAATGCCACATGTGTCAATGGAGGCAAAAACAATCTTAAACCGAGGAGAAACTCCGAAACAAAAGCCGCCACCTTGAACTCGGAGGAGCAGGTAAGGAAGCCGAGTAGTGAAAATTTGTACGAGAGGAGTCACCGCGAATGGCCTACCAAGAAGCCATAGACGACGCCAGTCGAACCAACTCGCTGCGACCACACGAATCGAGACTGAGCCAGTCACCATCACCGCCTATGTAACCAGCTCACGACTTGTCACCATGGTAGAGAGACCCACCGGAGCACTCGTGACTACAGAGCAGTAGAAGCCGGAACTTGACGACACTGCAAAACGCCAAGAGACTATTCACCATAGCCGCCTGAGCCATAAAAAGGACCCACAGACCACCGTTGACCCATAAGGGAGGTCCAAACCGTTGTTCCCACACACACTTACGATGAAATCCGGAAGAGACTAAGAGTTCAAAATCAATCTACTAACTGGGCCCAAAAGCCGACTGCCGCTGCGAACCACCATCCTACATTCTCACCATGAATCCAGAAAAAGAAGAGTCGCCGCCGTACAAAACTCCTCTCGAGCAGAGTCCTTCCCGGAATAAAATTTCTGACCCAGATCTGCAAGCATGTTGGAGAGACCAGGGATCGAAACACACGACAAGAGGAaaatgttaagctagatggacttcacacttaaaaccaattggtgataagaggagtggcccatccaccttatatattactaaatctcccttccaactaccgatgtgggacaactatgtgtctaatacgccccctcgagatgatggctctttgagcgtcaatctcggaatgctcgggcaaggatcgatgggccaactttggaccagatcgatgtggatcgggttggattgtttggatcgggctctgataccatgttaagctagatgggcttcacacttaaaaccaattggtgataagaggagTGGCCCATCCACCTTATATTACTAAATATcccttccaactaccgatgtggaacaactatgtgtctaatagAAAAGACCAAAACGAAAAAATGGGAGTTATAATGATGATGTGCATCTTGAATTATTTAAtcaccaaaaccaaaccggtttatatttggtttttaattaaACTGGATTAGACCCGATTATTCCAGTGAGGGATGTCGCCAGGTTATTCCAGTGAGTGATGTCGCCATTTCGATGAAGCCGACGACCAACAACGAGAATATTACACAAAAGTCAGTCACAAGATCTTTTGATCCCACGATTAACAACCATTGGAAACACCAAATTTTAAACTCCCACGTCCCTGAAACGTCCCCATATCCAACCGTCACGTCCCCATAAAATATTTTCCGTCTCGTCAATGTTGGAAACGTTACCGGGATGTTTCCTAGCCGTCCCCATGAAGTCCCCGTTTCCGAGACGTCCCCGGTACGCGAGACGGCTGCTAAGTGGGCCCCTTGTAGTTGACTAGCCCCGTATCCGTGCAACCTAGCCTCGAGGGGTATCAAAAGTTCTTCTAAACTGGGCTTGCTCTCTTGAGCATCATCGTTTATCTCGATATCATCAACAGTAGATTTCTCTATGGTTATAGGGGCTGATCCAAACGATTCTCTCCCAAGGATCATTTAGACTGCCTTGACCATCTGAGCCCCTTGTAGTTGACTACAAGGTATTAAGTTATTAACAGGACgaaataaattaatcaaaataatagCCATTGTAGTACCCCTATTCGAGCAACTAAGTTCGTGCTGAAGTGCCTTCAGCTGGAATACACAGAACGCGACGAGAGAGTAACTAAGCAAGACTAACGTCTAACCTCAACGGCGGAGTAAAAAACCTAGAGACTCCCCGCGTCGCCTCTACTAGGATCGGTTTGAATTCGGGAGGGAAAATAAGAACGAGAGACGGTCAACGTTTCTATTAGATTGGTTGAGCAAATGCCACCGATTTGGTTCGCTTTAACCTCAACCGGTTCGGTTGTTTGCTTTTATTCAATTCCAGTTATTGTGGTTAATTAACCGATTCATattttttggttcggtttaaccTCAGTCGGTTCGCTTTCTGTATTCAATTTCAATTAATGTGGTTTACTGATTCATGTTATTGATTACGCTTTCTGTATTCAATTTCAACACAATCGTCAGTAACTTACGTACGTGTATGTTCCAAGACTAGTCTCTCTTCCAtgataagagaaagagagtttgttttcatgttttaagTTTAGTTTTGGACTCTgagtcttttctttttgttgatcTTCTGCAATGTAAAGATGTTACTGAAATTTACATTAGCTTCCAATCTTGAGAGGGTTTATGACCACGGCGAAGCTAAGGAAGGGTGGACTGGGTGCACATGTAGACGTGGACATGGAGTGGATAGTACCGTAATTTtcggtatttgtgatttgttttgtagtttatggattttttatttgctttgaAAAATAAGAATGTCTGATTTTTTGGATATCCGAAAGTTTTACAAATATTTGCGAATATTTATGGATATTTACAAATATCTTGGACATTTTATTCAATAcaagtaaatttaaaaaaattgtataagtttgttttcaaaaaatatctttcgcataatataaaatcaaaaattaaaactagtgaaactatatgttttataagttttcttaaattaattaattataaaacataattttatatttctttcttaatttaatattttatacgtaattttataaataaaattatatgttgaaataatctattctattaaaatagaaacatgacatattgataaatgttatgtccaatgatgttttttataaaattttaattatattatgtctAACTATGTATTCATTTATTTAAGAGATTATTAtatcaaactaaattaatattaaacataaatataattacgaaacaactcaaatataaaaattcagaaagataaaataaaaaatatatccgcaTTTTCAAAGGCAGACCAAAATTAGGGGTTTCAAAATGAACTATATCTCATGAGTTTTTGCTCAGCTCAGCTCAATGTTGCATAAGCTGGCTCAGCTCAGCTCAATGTTTCATAACACGATCTCTATTTTTAagttcatttaataaataattaatgatagGATATAAATTAGATCACGAGTTATATGAGCGATCTTTAATGAGCATGAGCTAGCTAACTCATGAGTTTGTTCGTATTTAtattacacacacacacacacacacacacacatatatatatatatatatatatatatatatatatatatacacacacatatatggATGACTTATATTTCTTATGTAAGAAaatatagtgtatatatatatgtaaatgtaaaaaaaaaatatcaatatcaatTCTCATATCATATATCAATTagaattaaaatgtaaaaaaaaaatatccctAAGACTCTCATACGGaatatatctttattatttGAATAGACGAAAACTTTGAAGATAAATAATCTCAAGACTCTTATGTGGAATAGTTTTTGGATTATTGATTTAgctttgatttaatttattattaggtATTAGTattcaatattaatttttggaattctaatgtttaaattttaaagtattttatgaaaatataagcttttttttttttattattattttataattttttttatatgtttgattGCGATTTAGctcatttaactcatgatctagATGATCTAAGTTCgagtttatatattaaatttcatataataaatgagctgAGCTGAGGTAACTCATGAATAACTCGAGCTCGCATGAGCTGAACTGAATTGAGCGAGCTTGCTATGAGTTAATGACTTGAGACCAGGTTAATCATGGTATGTGAATAGCGGCTAAAAACCTTGAACTAaaattttttctttgatttgatTAACCAGAATCACCTGAAGATAAAATTTACACTAAAACACTAAAACCCCCAACCAACAAACACTAAAGTACAGTATTtctcaattttataaaaaaaaattatccttgaatttaaatttattttatctataataataattatttttctttatttacatttaaatttctgattttatattaatttttgtgaattttctgaatttttggtattttatgATTTCTATTacgtttttattattttattattattattattttatattttatttattttatattttttatgaataaaataataattttgtggttttctttgactttttatgatttattttgattttttatgaatttttacatttttatatttatttattaaaaatttattttttttttggaaaaaacaaACCGATACGTCATCGTTTTTGAACAGTACCGGTTACCATTTTGACTTGATGTACAAGTAAGCCAGATTGAAAGTTTAATATGCCAAATTTGCCAACTTGAATGTTTAAAATGCTAGTGAAATAGTCTCAGAGTTTAAAGTGTAAATGGATGCTactttgaagtttttttatgcgattttcccaaaTTTTAAGTACCTTTCGTGTTTTTCTCCTTACATAtgatttaaaagaatatatattcaGTTAGCTAGTGTGAgtgattatatattatatatatatatatatatatatatatatatatatatatatatatttataaagctCAAAGAGAAAATTACAAGACAAGACCCATCGGCCCAATTCACATCATTACATCTCGGTTTTAAAATTAAGCCCAAAGTTAAGGATCTAATCTATTGATCCAATAACCACCTACGAGAACCACATACTGGAAACAGTTACCACGCGTCGAGATATGAAAGAATCCTCTGCCACGCGTCGCGCAATCCCTTTGCATAAATGTTTTGAGACGCGCCCAAACGCGCCACCACGTGAGATGTGAATTTGTTGACATGACGTCGCCGGCTTCGCCACTGGACCTGAGGATCTTCTCTTGCTGAAAAGACAGTTTCTCTTTTATCGCCTTTCCCTTTCCCTTCcgatcttcttcttccaacGGTGAGGAGCGTGCCGCCGTCTCCGGTAAGCTATGACACGAAGAGCTTGAGACCGC
The sequence above is drawn from the Raphanus sativus cultivar WK10039 chromosome 7, ASM80110v3, whole genome shotgun sequence genome and encodes:
- the LOC108814595 gene encoding uncharacterized protein LOC108814595, with amino-acid sequence MGLISKEEISKTRRYSSSLWRCIKTIFVLFTMFLSFILFSAPIFLSVADAVLPSIILSSFSSLLRLSPATVSSHISNYDFRYSLIDIPLISIIRSVIILCVYGLCDGPKLSKGPYLTITTICSILSLFYVSFKAAVVFAEPVIRDGGGGGRFRIEEAALFVCSWVLAIGHIVVAYRTSCRERRKLLVFKIDIESVSACKNVFPRYQKILLQERPK